A window from Bacteroidales bacterium encodes these proteins:
- the lipB gene encoding lipoyl(octanoyl) transferase LipB — translation MKAKVHFKDLGITDYKRTWDYQEELFNTLLNEKRKKGEHADKPLNYLLFCEHPHVFTLGKSGEENNFLINKDFLNKINATYYRINRGGDITYHGPGQIVGYPILDLEQFNLQVKRYIYNLEEAVIATLKSYNIEGHHLEKSSGVWLDTHDPKKTRKICAIGVRASHFVTMHGFAFNVNTDLNYFNYINPCGFTDKGVTSMEQELGEKVDIEAVKENLRSNIEKVFDMEIVE, via the coding sequence ATGAAAGCCAAAGTTCATTTTAAAGACCTGGGAATAACAGACTATAAAAGGACATGGGATTATCAGGAGGAACTCTTTAATACCTTATTGAATGAGAAAAGAAAAAAAGGGGAGCATGCAGACAAACCTTTGAATTATCTTTTGTTCTGCGAACATCCCCATGTTTTTACACTGGGTAAAAGCGGTGAAGAAAACAATTTCCTTATAAACAAGGATTTTCTGAATAAGATCAATGCCACCTACTATAGGATCAACCGTGGCGGAGATATTACCTATCACGGGCCGGGTCAGATTGTGGGATATCCCATCCTCGATCTGGAACAATTCAACCTTCAGGTGAAAAGATACATTTATAACCTGGAAGAGGCTGTCATTGCTACACTGAAAAGTTATAACATTGAAGGCCATCATCTCGAAAAATCCTCGGGCGTGTGGCTCGATACCCACGATCCGAAAAAAACCAGAAAAATCTGTGCCATAGGAGTCAGAGCGAGCCATTTTGTTACCATGCACGGATTTGCCTTCAATGTCAATACGGACCTAAATTATTTCAATTACATCAACCCTTGCGGATTTACCGACAAAGGAGTCACCTCTATGGAACAGGAACTCGGGGAAAAAGTGGATATAGAAGCAGTAAAAGAAAATCTCAGATCAAATATTGAAAAAGTCTTTGATATGGAGATTGTTGAATAA
- the lipA gene encoding lipoyl synthase, whose product MHTKYKEYKRLPRWMKMEMPKGENYSKMKNRLNQHNLHTICTSGKCPNIGECWNRGTATFMILGEICTRSCKFCGVQTGKPAAPDYGEPERVAETIRIMDINHAVLTSVDRDDLSDRGAGIWAETIRKIREKNPGITMEALIPDFDGNPDLIDQIIDAGPEVISHNLETVERLTPKIRTKAKYHRSLKVIRHIASSGIIAKSGIMAGLGETEDEIYKTMDDLIEAGCKVFTIGQYLQPTVDHLPVDRFIEPEKFNTFKNKGLEKGFSFVESHPLVRSSYHADKHVNA is encoded by the coding sequence ATGCATACAAAATATAAAGAATACAAAAGACTGCCCCGTTGGATGAAAATGGAAATGCCCAAAGGGGAGAACTATTCAAAGATGAAAAACAGGTTGAATCAGCACAATCTCCATACCATTTGCACGAGCGGCAAATGCCCGAATATTGGAGAGTGCTGGAACCGGGGCACGGCAACTTTCATGATTCTGGGCGAAATATGTACAAGATCCTGCAAATTCTGCGGCGTACAAACAGGCAAGCCTGCAGCTCCCGATTATGGAGAACCGGAACGGGTAGCCGAAACGATCAGGATTATGGATATCAATCATGCAGTGCTTACCTCGGTTGACCGCGACGACCTCAGTGACCGGGGGGCCGGAATATGGGCCGAAACCATAAGAAAAATCCGGGAAAAAAATCCCGGAATCACTATGGAAGCGCTCATCCCAGATTTTGATGGCAATCCTGATCTCATCGATCAGATCATCGATGCCGGTCCCGAAGTCATCTCTCATAACCTGGAAACCGTTGAAAGGCTAACCCCTAAAATCAGGACCAAGGCCAAATACCATCGCAGCCTGAAAGTTATCCGACACATAGCTTCTTCCGGCATTATTGCCAAATCGGGTATAATGGCGGGATTGGGAGAAACAGAAGATGAAATTTATAAAACCATGGATGATTTGATTGAAGCAGGCTGCAAAGTATTTACCATTGGGCAGTATCTTCAGCCTACTGTGGATCACTTGCCTGTTGACCGCTTCATCGAACCCGAAAAATTCAATACCTTTAAAAACAAAGGCCTGGAAAAAGGATTCAGCTTTGTAGAAAGCCACCCATTGGTACGTTCTTCATATCATGCTGACAAACATGTAAATGCTTAA
- a CDS encoding gamma-glutamyl-gamma-aminobutyrate hydrolase family protein (Members of this family of hydrolases with an active site Cys residue belong to MEROPS family C26.) — translation MKKYAFLLIVAFVVPSAAFSQKEGNWENEEKRDLNNLVLTHPTVSNLKAIGNLIDNGLIDMENYRITGVYHADERYDYKDSRKYIDTASILSVDIYLHEFSDTIHPGLLFRQNALTDDYKKIFKHSEGVVFFGGPDLPPEVYNEKTSLLTSIYDPHRHYFELSFLFHLLGGFQNEDFEPLLNQNPDYLIYGFCLGLQTMNVATGGTLIQDIPSEIYEMNYVEDVLKLDPNRLHRNYHKRISMASDLLSGHFHRIHFQSTRYFNELHTENSTPSVYSNHHQAVKDIGKGFKVIAASMDGRIAEAIQHEKYSNVLGVQFHPEAAFLYDDGENFRLTPEDSVSFTGPQILQETHSMEFHRKFWENFQQRLNE, via the coding sequence ATGAAAAAATATGCATTTTTACTGATTGTAGCGTTTGTTGTTCCCTCTGCTGCTTTTTCCCAGAAAGAAGGAAATTGGGAAAATGAAGAGAAAAGAGATCTTAATAATTTGGTTTTAACCCATCCGACGGTATCCAACCTGAAAGCCATTGGCAATTTAATTGACAACGGGTTAATAGATATGGAAAACTACCGAATTACAGGGGTTTATCATGCAGACGAACGGTATGATTATAAGGATTCCCGGAAATATATCGATACCGCTTCTATTCTGAGTGTAGATATATATCTTCATGAGTTTAGCGATACCATTCATCCGGGCTTGCTTTTCAGGCAAAATGCCCTGACCGATGATTATAAGAAGATTTTTAAGCATTCAGAAGGTGTTGTGTTTTTCGGAGGCCCTGACCTTCCGCCGGAAGTTTATAACGAGAAAACCAGCCTGCTTACTTCCATTTATGATCCTCACCGGCATTATTTTGAACTCTCTTTTCTTTTCCATCTTTTAGGAGGATTTCAGAATGAAGATTTTGAGCCCCTTCTCAATCAAAATCCTGATTATTTGATTTATGGGTTTTGTCTTGGCTTGCAAACCATGAATGTTGCTACCGGCGGAACGCTGATTCAGGATATTCCCTCGGAGATTTATGAGATGAATTATGTAGAGGATGTTTTGAAACTGGACCCCAACCGGCTGCATCGAAATTATCACAAAAGGATCAGCATGGCCAGTGACCTGTTGAGCGGACATTTTCACAGGATTCATTTTCAATCCACCCGCTATTTCAATGAATTGCATACTGAAAATTCCACACCCTCTGTGTACAGCAACCATCATCAGGCGGTGAAAGATATAGGAAAAGGGTTTAAAGTAATTGCTGCTTCTATGGATGGTAGAATTGCAGAAGCGATCCAACATGAAAAATACAGCAATGTATTGGGTGTCCAGTTTCATCCGGAAGCTGCATTTCTTTATGATGACGGAGAAAATTTTCGTCTTACGCCGGAGGATTCCGTATCTTTTACCGGGCCACAGATACTTCAGGAAACCCACAGTATGGAGTTTCACAGAAAATTTTGGGAGAATTTTCAGCAGAGGCTGAATGAATAA